One Williamwhitmania sp. DNA window includes the following coding sequences:
- a CDS encoding AI-2E family transporter, with translation MDNKIKLPFYAKTSIILAGLLIALTMLYLAQEIIIPLVFAIIISIVLRPIVQFLVRRGINRVLSIILTLFLTFVAIVAVGALLVSQMSKFSESWPTLVDRLTTMLNESITWASGYFDINQYKILQWITKTKGELLNIDNTIIGHTLVSVGSGIMVLLLVPVYTFIILYYERLLIEFIHRLFGESVQPQVSETLTQTKTVIQRYLIGLIIEAVLVAALNITVLLALGIDYAILLGVIGALLNVIPYIGGIVGVALPMMVALATKSTGWYAIYVLVLYYIIQLIDNNYIVPIIVATKVKINALFSIIVVIAGNALWGISGMFLSLPLLAIVKLICDHIEPLKPWGFLLGDTMPPLLKMKSINLLRSKKKSTQ, from the coding sequence CTTATTGCCCTTACGATGCTTTATCTTGCCCAAGAAATAATTATTCCGCTGGTTTTTGCAATCATTATAAGTATAGTACTCCGTCCGATTGTTCAGTTTCTCGTTCGAAGAGGAATAAACCGAGTCCTATCCATTATTCTTACACTTTTTCTCACATTCGTTGCTATAGTTGCTGTTGGAGCCCTTCTCGTTTCCCAAATGAGTAAGTTTAGCGAATCATGGCCCACATTGGTGGATAGACTAACTACAATGCTCAACGAATCAATCACATGGGCATCCGGATATTTCGACATTAATCAATACAAAATTCTGCAGTGGATAACAAAAACCAAAGGCGAACTGTTAAATATCGATAATACTATAATTGGACATACGTTAGTTTCTGTAGGAAGCGGAATAATGGTATTGCTCCTGGTTCCGGTTTACACGTTCATAATCCTTTACTATGAAAGGCTCCTCATTGAGTTTATCCATAGGCTTTTTGGCGAATCGGTTCAGCCCCAGGTGAGCGAAACTCTGACTCAAACCAAAACAGTTATTCAACGATACCTAATTGGTTTAATTATTGAAGCGGTGCTGGTAGCAGCATTAAACATCACCGTTCTACTTGCTCTTGGGATTGATTATGCAATCCTGCTTGGTGTTATTGGTGCTCTACTAAATGTAATCCCATACATAGGCGGGATTGTGGGGGTGGCACTACCAATGATGGTTGCGTTAGCCACCAAATCGACAGGCTGGTACGCCATATATGTTCTAGTCTTATATTACATAATCCAACTAATCGACAACAATTACATTGTTCCAATAATTGTGGCAACTAAGGTTAAAATCAATGCACTTTTCTCCATTATTGTTGTAATTGCAGGTAATGCATTATGGGGAATTTCGGGAATGTTCCTTTCCTTACCCCTCCTAGCAATTGTTAAACTGATCTGCGACCATATTGAACCCTTAAAACCGTGGGGCTTTTTATTGGGCGACACCATGCCTCCTTTACTTAAAATGAAATCGATTAATCTTTTGCGATCAAAAAAGAAATCCACACAATAA